The Myripristis murdjan chromosome 4, fMyrMur1.1, whole genome shotgun sequence region TAGAGAGAAAGTCCTGTAGCCAGAGGGTCTCTGGTACAATCCCCTCAGCAGCTTTGTGTCCTGTCCAAGTTTCTTTGAGCAGGAAACTGCTGACTGCACACATGTTGTAGGTTGCttcaaataaaagcatcacGTCAATTGGCCTAAAGCTGACATTTATCAGCCCCTATGTCCTAGAGTTATAAGAGGAGCATTTGTGTACCACTTAACTTGGCAACTTTTGCTAAAAGACGGTGAATTGCACATTCATGTCTAAAATCTGCTATTGTCTCTTTAAGAATGTGTGCGCAGAGAAATTACATatgtattgcattgcattgttaTATTTGCACACAAGTTAGCTCAAGGCTAAGTTTCATCAAATGATTTGCAATTTGAACCACACTtgtttgtttccatggtgatgaAAACCGGTTCACACGGCCATTGCCATAGGAACCAATACAAAGTGCAAGAAGTCCCTGTATTCTTCTTGAATTAAAGAGGGCTATTTCTTCTTCACTGTTTTCTTACAGGTGCCTATCCACGACTTTCTCTGAGCTTCAAACTGAAGCGAAACATTGGATACTTCATCCTGCAGACCTACATGCCCTCTATCCTAATCACCATCCTTTCCTGGGTGTCTTTCTGGATAAATTATGACGCCTCTGCTGCCAGAGTTGCATTAGGTATGATATATCCCACACATTAGTTTGACCTGAGGTCTGCAGTCGTACTCTCAATCAGAAGATATAGTGCTTTGTGTGCTCTATTTTAAACATGCAGAATATCTGTTTTGCATAAGCTTAAATCAGTTTCGGTGGAACAGCTTTTTTCACTGATAACTAACTAAAAGTGCACTTAACACATTGTTTATACTGGGGGCTTCTGCTACATTTTATGACAATGCATACCTTACCAGTGGTTTAGAAAAGACCAATAAAGCATTGCAAGCAAgcataaacacataaaccaGAGAGAAGACTTAAAACATGAGTGCTCCCTTAATTGTAATGTTTTGCAGCACAGATAAATTCCagcttgtttattttgtgataaGTGTGTATCTCTGGTATGAAATTGTCTGTTTCATATCAGAGATACACACGGCAGCAAGCTATCAGTAGACATTCTCAGGAATTGCTACAGTACCATGTACTAAAATGCTAAATGGATCCAAGACAATTTGTTGAGATGAACTAAAGTTAAAAGgctttatttcacacactggcAGTTGTAGATAAACTCTGACTATCACTGAACATTTGTGAACACTCCTAAATGTTATAAGAGTGTTATAATCCAGGGAAGCTGGACTGTAATCTGCAGTGTCAACATCCAAACACTGCAGCTTAACTAGTGACGTGACAGCATGACTGTAGTGGACAGATGAGctcttttttttgctgtagtGCTGAACCATAAAATACTTCCATATACATGTTATATTATTCTGGGCAAAACAGGAATGAGATGTGCCAGTACAGATTTATAAAGTAGGGctggcagggggagagagatggagtcaTGAGatgtgatgaatgtgtgtgtgggggaaaCATGTGATGTCTGAGGCAGGTCTACCAGGCAgcatgggactttttttttttttttttattacttttcatATCTGTGCTGCTAGGCTCATCTCAGCCCACTGGGAAAACTCCCCTACTCCAGATGGCCAGTCTGCTCAGCGTACTCTCATAGTGCTTCCTCAAACCTCTCTCCCACGTGGGGTTACAGGAGCAACTTTAGATAGTGTTGTTTCATGATATTACATAATCCGACTCCAGATTAGATAAAACTTGAATGCAAATCTTCTAAACTTGAGAATAGTAGTGTCAGAAGGTGGAATACAGTTACATCAACCGCAGTGAACAGCATGGCGAGCAAATGTGGacagaaacatgtttttgatgCAGGGATGTGATATTTTCATCCATGTGAAATGAATGGCAGATCAATCCTTGCGCTAATCCCTCATTTCAGTTAACACTATTTGGGTGaagataattattttttcccatgATGTCAAGGCTCTTCTGTGTGAATGGGGCTTCTGGTGGTTCTGTGCAGACAGCGGCAGggctttgtgtctgtctgcccgaAGCCACTGCTCGGTGGCATAATAGGAGACTGAACTGTGACTCACACTGCCCAGTGGCTTCTGGGACTGAAACAAATATGAGGCTTGGTTCatcgctgtaaaaaaaaaaacactgtaccCTCTGTAACTCTGATCTCTGCTGGAATAATGGCCTTAATGGAAATCCTCATTCAGTATCTATGCatcatctctctccctgttaGTGAGGGTAGATAATTGCAGTCTTCATTAAGCCCCAGGTGTATGTCCACTGTGCTTTAAAGACAAATGTAGTACATTTAAAGGCATTTGGCGAGCAGCTAGATTTTGAAGCACCTCTGCAGGGTATAAGCCCTCTTTATGGAACAAACATGCATCACACTCTGGTTTATGTTACTCAGAAAAATGCAGGCTGAGACATGCAGAGATCAGCGCAGTTAGAATGCATTTATACTTATTGTACTGTCTTCTCCAAGGTCAGCCACTGTCTATGTGATTACACACGATAGGCGCACACAGAGATCTTTCAAACTTCATAGCTGAACTCTACAAGATGATGCTTCAAATTGGGCGCTTAGAGAAAACAATTAATGGAGGTTTATGTTCACATCAGATCCACTACATCAAAGCTGTCAGAGAGACGGCCTGCAGGTCAAATCTGGCCCGTGAGCACATCACATCCAGCCCTCAGGATGTTTTGGAAGGAAAGGGGAAAACAACCagcaaacatgttttaaaataaaatttaaaaaaagataaattaatgataaattagGATAAATGAATCAGACCTAGCACTACAAGCTATCCATCAGCCAGAAGTAAAGGGAAAACTAGCAGGCTAGTTGCTGCTTGACCGCTGCTGCTTTTTATTAGTCTATCAAACATGCTATCAAAAAAGTGAAAGGTTGACATGGGATGTAGCATTTTTCAATAAAGCTGGAAAGGGCAGTATTTTCTTCTCTTCTAAATGGCAAACCTGTATGCtatatatttgttgcatttctctgttCTGCTTTGTGTAATTctcattatgtgttattttcatgtgccAGCATGAAATTTCTCATTTACTGGTAGactacaaattgattgatttaaaataataaatcagaaagaaGCCTAAAATATCCGTGTTGACTCAAGTCATATTGACGTTATCAAAAATGAATACAACCCCCGTGAGGTCTTATTTGAACGAATGTGTAAATTTACAGCtgctgcatggtgtgtgtggactgtgatTGTATTATCTTGTATTGAATGATACAAGTTGACTATATCAAGTAATTAACAGCAAGAGTAAATATCTGTCATATCTAGATGTCTACGattatctgtttatctgttaTCTATGATTTTAACTGTGTAGGCATGTGCCTTACAAAATTGGCTTTTCACTTAGAAAATCTCTTAAAAATGGGAAAAACTATTGGAAACTATTGGAGACTGCCTGCTCTCTTCTTGGTTCTTCAGCAGAGTTTTGATACTTGCTCGTCCCTTTGATTTGGAGAAATCAATGCCATGTCCTCCTGTACTCAGATACCACACACATACCGTGCACCACTTTGGGTTTACGTAACTCTGaacagacagaaatagacaGGCCATTTTGGTGAGCCATACAAGAGAGTCAGAGTCAACACAAATCAGGTTGGTGATGATGCTGCAGATTATTGAGGCATTAATTtgaatattatacataaaaGTCACCAAAATGGTACACTCTATGAGTGATACACCTAATTGGAGAGCAACTACAGGTCCAACCTGATCATGTTTAGGTAAAACCACTTATGAACAGTTTTGATATTTATACTGAAAATGACTCACGGTCAGACCTTGTCAGGAAGGTGTAGTGTTCACCTTTAATAAGTTAATAAAATTCCTCAGGGTATTacttcatttcagagagagggcTGTTGGCGAAGTATTTCACCTTTGTATTGCCATACAAAttgcttttaattaaatgtgtaattaatgagacacacacacttcttaaGCCTAGCAAGCTACACCCTCCTTACAAGGAGATCTAACTTGTtggaatatatatttttacatacatGATACAGATATACCTATATCTGTATCTACCGTCATTTCTACCAGTTGTGTTCACTTTAAGCTTGAGTGCTTTGACACGCTGGTTAAATAATTTGAATTCACATCATGGTGGCCCTACACTCTGTGTGGactgacacagacagatgaTATCAACAGGTTGACCCATGATTGATTCAAAATGTCAGACTGTTTTCTCTTGAAAGAGTCTGGGTTGGACCAAAGTACAAGTTGTAATAATGTGAGCACATGCTCTATCTGCAGGTGGAAGTTGTAGCTCCACTTAAAGTGACAGTTCGGATTCTTTATTTGCTCCTCCATGGGAGTGTAAGACATCCAAAAAGTCTGACCCATTAATTAATTCTCTGTTAATTGAGTGCACTGCTCGATAATGAATGAAGATATACACCTCCTCCTTAGAGGACTGAGGTTACTTCTAATATAATACAGAGGAAGTAAATGATTACCCCAGAAGTCATAGCAATAGTAAATGCTGCTTGCATccatgtttatgtttacatCAAAATTGTGTGTACCGCTGTGTCAGTCTGACTTTGCACAGATGGTTAAAATAAAAGGTGGAAGTAGTAATGCAGGCTACAGTAATCCAGTCAATACTGAAATAAGCCAGGCATGTCTATAGAGATGGCAATATCCACATAACTGTAGAAGTAATGGTCCTCACCATGctctaccaaacaaacaaataaacaaacaaacaaacactgtgtaGACAGGTAGCAGTTCATAAAACTAGAGAGAAGTTAAGGTCCACACACAAGGTTAGATTGActtctgatatttttttgttctttattttcccCACCAGCTCAAGGGACAGACAACACAGATGGTTCAGTGTGAGATTTCTTCGGTACTTAACATGTCAGTGTACATGCAGTCGATTAAATGATGTTATCCCAGGTGTGATCAATCTACTCATCAATAAAGGGTCACATGGTCCACATCATTTTCAGAATACACAGGTTTCTCTGAGAGTGAACAATATTGGTAGTCTGAGCTTGAATCCAGACCTATTTTTCTCAGATATcttcattatttaaacatattgAGGTGGTACATAAAACAGTGTGATAACTACTTAGTTACATTATCAttgcatttacattacatttgatAGCCGAAAACAACTTATGATGTAACAAGACGTAACAAGCTACCACTGGTCCAACAGATGAGGAgggacaaaacaacaacaaaaacaaagcttgTTCAGCCCAGGAGGCAGAGGAAAGCATGTTAAAATACCAAGTGTACACTCAGTGGAGTGAGTGTCCGCCGGTCACTCTGCTTTTGGCTCAGAAGTTGTTGCTTTCCTTTTTAGCATGTTTGCTTTCCTCTGAGcgattatttctttttttcttggattttctgttggtgcagtttgagtttctgtgtgCCCCCCTTCACCGTGCTATCACTTGCGCaaatttcttcttcctcttctatttgttccaaacaaactgctgctctATAAACATCAAAAAACAATGTACTTCTGGCACAATGTCTAGCAAGGGATTTGTCAGGCTACTCGTTTTTGTCCAgatatgcattatttatttagttagggATTTATCCACACTAACTTGTAATTTTGCTGTACAGTCCAGCAAATGGACATACAAAGACAGTGAAGACCGTGCATCAGgttaacagagagagaaagggaaccAAAGCCACTGAttgctgagacagaaaaaagtgtgCAGTACAGCCTTTTGGTCactgggggcagtgctgagcacttgctagACGGAGGAGATTATATGGCAGTCAATGGGaataaatgctataaaataatCACCACATTTGATTCCAATATTTACAAGTAGGTGGACTAGTACTGTTATTTTTACATGGCCCAATGTTTATGATGAAGATATAATTATAATTTGACATGAAATCAATCGTTGTAAAGTTATGGTAGTTTCAGACCAGCATTGCAGCCATGTGGTGCTTATTTTAAGGACCAGTTCCACTGACCCTGATAATTTGGCCGAGCTTTACCGCTCTCTACGTCGCCCCCTTGAGGTGGCCTGACATATCCCTGGAGGTGGAATACCTCTCTATACAGACTATGTATGACATCACAGTTTATAACTTCATAATTACTTTAtcatataaaatgtatttattagaAAATCATATAtggattgactgattgactgactgataaagatatagatataaatcacacacacaaattgcttCAGAAGCAACACCCACAGTGCTACATTGCTACATTGCCACATAGCACAATGACTTTTctaataaacacattttatatgatttataaatatatactgtataagCATGCGTTCTGCATAAGCAGTATGACACGCCATACATCTTCCTATGAATATTTTAAGGTTAATCCATCAATTTCATTCTTCTCTCTCAGGGATCACAACTGTGCTGACTATGACAACCATTAACACCCATTTGAGGGAGACGCTGCCTAAGATTCCCTACGTCAAAGCCATAGACATGTACTTGATGGGTTGCTTTGTTTTCGTCTTCCTGGCGCTGCTGGAGTATGCCTTTGTCAACTACATCTTCTTTGGAAGAGGCCCGCAGATGCAGAAGAGGCTGGCTGAGAGGGCACAGAAGGCAAATAATGACCGGAATAAATTTGACGGGCCCAAGGTAAGAATTATTTCTATAGACAGCCACCGGGGAATCATGAGGCACCGATAATTTCAAACAGGCATAGCTGGGAGGTTTATAACAATGGGCTCTGCTCTTATTGAGGGCTACTACCTCTGACCTCATTTTTGAAGGAAGGTTTTTCACCCTAAATGAAGCTTGACTCTAAAGAAGCAGATAGTCATCAGAGCCTTTTATACTAAAGACATCCAAAGTAGTTCAGTCGAACACTTGATTCTACAAGCTGAGGTGTTTGTCCGCTGTGAGTCATTGCCTCCAGATGCTGAAGCTCTGTTAACACCTACGCTCAGACCAAGGggtttctctttgtgtttctcctGGCTAGTCTGTTCTGGAAGGAGGCAATTGCAAGTCTTCATCCATTAAACAGTCCAATCAGGTACAAGGGCGTCGTCACTCACAAGGGGTGAGTGTCTGTCACTGCCTGTCCTGTCACATCTGTGAACCTCTGCTCAAACTTTCCCtcctcactgaaaaaaaaaaaaaaaaacgcacagtGTCCCAAGCCTCCACACTGTATATACCGGCCATTTCCTCCATAATCTCTATCATATATGGGTATATACGCCGTCTTTCCCTCTTGTTTTTAACCTCCTGCTGTCTCACATTTGTGATAGTGTTTTCCTCAAGTGAGCAATGTGCTTGACGCAGGGTGCTCCTTTcagctgtgttcattttaaacacacctcATTGATGTATTTCATTACTTAGATGTTGGAATAAGTGCTTATTATTGTTGAAGTGCTTGCTGCTTTGATGTAGAGTATCAGGGCTGCATAACACTAAaactactattttttttttttattattccagaATTGTAATGTAAACAATTAAGTTATTCTGTTTCCACTATGATAAGTAGGTTGGGATTTTACCTTGTTTATGAGAAGctggttggatttttttttttttttctgtgagaaaAATAGTAGCTTATAGGTCTTCTGTGATGAAGTAAGattaataatttgtatttcCAATGTTGTGCAGCCCTACAGAGAATTAGGCtggactaaataaataattaattgaaGTAGTTAAGTCCAGTgttcaatattattattttgcctgtatcattacaaaaacaaatttgtgtgtgtcaaTACTGAAGAAAGTAAACCATGAAAATACACTTTCATAGTCAAGTATCAGAATCAGTTCAACATTTTTACCACAGTATATCATTGTATGATCCATCTTATACGTCTTTATTTTTGCCCAGATAATGCCTCAGAGAatgatttatttgtatttttctgagaGGCAGTAACTACCATGACATATGTATCGGAGCCATCCAGCGCAGTGCAACCTTGAACTGGTGTGGGAGATGAGATTTACTTTTGGGACAGGCAACCTGTTTTTGAAGGCCACTCTCTGTTTCCAAAGCTGCCATCCGTCAGGCTCCTGCCCGGGCCTGTCATGTGCTTGAGTCATCATCACTCATCGAACCCCTGAGTATGCAGCCCCTTTTTaactctctatctgtctgttgtGCCCAGGTTGACTCCCAGGGGAACATTTTGCTGACAACCTTGGAGATCCACAACGAGGTGGCAGGAAATGAAATCACAACCAGCGTGAGCGAGACTCGCAACTCGTCCTCCATGGTGTTTGACCACTCAGGGGTCCAGTACAGGAAGCAGAGTGCGGCGCGCGAGTCAGGCCGCCTCAGCCTGGACAGGAACACACACCTAAAGAAAACCCGTCTGCGGAGACGATCCTCACAACTCAAAATCAAAATCCCGGACCTCACTGATGTGAACGCCATTGATAGATGGTCACGGATAATATTTCCTtgcaccttctctctcttcaacTTAATCTACTGGCTTTATTATGTGAATTAACACACTGATGTTTTATAAGTCCATCCTGTCTCATTCTTGTTTTTGAATGAGAATGTATGACTTCTTTATGTGAAGCATATAACACGGTAAAATCCTAATGGaatttttttattcaaagagTGAGGACTTTTGTAAACCAagagtgtgcacgtgtgtgtgtgtgtgtgtgtgtgtgtgtgtgtgtgtgcacttataAAGACTTATCCACAAACACATCCGGTATTTTACACAGACTTTCATGTAAATTACTGCTCTCTCTACTCTGACCTCTTTGAAGTCCTGGGACATCTTAACGTATGGATTGAAAGCCCAACTTCTCCAGAAGATCTGCTGTGTTGTATTTCACAAGGATTATTTACAGTGCTTTATGTCATTTATCACATCTGTAGCCATAATTTATGTGTACACTATGGTCATAGTGGGGCAACTTAATACTAACAACAAGCCCGCTAAAACACAACCGCAAAGTCCATCATTCATAAGGACAAAAGTGACTGTACACACATGAACCAATCCCTTCGCCTGTGATGGATTTTAAGAGAAGATTCTATATGCCTTGGGGTTGATGCCACAAACTGttcacttgcttttttttttgaagtgctTAAGTGCTGTGAGCTTGCTCCCATGTTCACAGCATCTTCAATGCTCTCTACACCATGTCAAGATGTAACTTTGATTTCAAAGTCCACGACTGGTTTCAAAACAAACGGACCAACGCTGATGGAATTCACACCagcattttataaaaaaaagaaaagaaaaaatgcttcATTACATATTCACAAACATCACTTTAGCTGAGATGAATTCATTCACTGTCACTATTCAACATTCAAAAATAGCTTTGAATTTATTTCCGTTGCCCCTCTTgtatgaactttttttttttactacaacAAAGACAGTAActagataacaaaaaaaaaaaaaaaaaagcatcccaGGCTTTGCTTTTACTACGTA contains the following coding sequences:
- the gabrb3 gene encoding gamma-aminobutyric acid receptor subunit beta-3 isoform X2, with the protein product MWGSQKTGLFDILALPLVLAVMCCAQSVNEPGNMSFVKETVDKLLKGYDIRLRPDFGGAPVAVGMSIDVASIDMVSEVNMDYTLTMYFQQYWRDKRLAYVGIPLNLTLDNRVADQLWVPDTYFLNDKKSFVHGVTVKNRMIRLHPDGTVLYGLRITTTAACMMDLRRYPLDEQNCTLEIESYGYTTDDIEFYWKGGDNAVTGVTRIELPQFSIVDYKLVSRNVVFSTGAYPRLSLSFKLKRNIGYFILQTYMPSILITILSWVSFWINYDASAARVALGITTVLTMTTINTHLRETLPKIPYVKAIDMYLMGCFVFVFLALLEYAFVNYIFFGRGPQMQKRLAERAQKANNDRNKFDGPKSVLEGGNCKSSSIKQSNQVQGRRHSQGVDSQGNILLTTLEIHNEVAGNEITTSVSETRNSSSMVFDHSGVQYRKQSAARESGRLSLDRNTHLKKTRLRRRSSQLKIKIPDLTDVNAIDRWSRIIFPCTFSLFNLIYWLYYVN
- the gabrb3 gene encoding gamma-aminobutyric acid receptor subunit beta-3 isoform X1 — translated: MRFWWILLLGFWSVYGELPFIAENNAAMLVNWNAVDGNKKLYAIYDTSVNEPGNMSFVKETVDKLLKGYDIRLRPDFGGAPVAVGMSIDVASIDMVSEVNMDYTLTMYFQQYWRDKRLAYVGIPLNLTLDNRVADQLWVPDTYFLNDKKSFVHGVTVKNRMIRLHPDGTVLYGLRITTTAACMMDLRRYPLDEQNCTLEIESYGYTTDDIEFYWKGGDNAVTGVTRIELPQFSIVDYKLVSRNVVFSTGAYPRLSLSFKLKRNIGYFILQTYMPSILITILSWVSFWINYDASAARVALGITTVLTMTTINTHLRETLPKIPYVKAIDMYLMGCFVFVFLALLEYAFVNYIFFGRGPQMQKRLAERAQKANNDRNKFDGPKSVLEGGNCKSSSIKQSNQVQGRRHSQGVDSQGNILLTTLEIHNEVAGNEITTSVSETRNSSSMVFDHSGVQYRKQSAARESGRLSLDRNTHLKKTRLRRRSSQLKIKIPDLTDVNAIDRWSRIIFPCTFSLFNLIYWLYYVN
- the gabrb3 gene encoding gamma-aminobutyric acid receptor subunit beta-3 isoform X3, whose amino-acid sequence is MWGSQKTGLFDILALPLVLAVMCCAQSVNEPGNMSFVKETVDKLLKGYDIRLRPDFGGAPVAVGMSIDVASIDMVSEVNMDYTLTMYFQQYWRDKRLAYVGIPLNLTLDNRVADQLWVPDTYFLNDKKSFVHGVTVKNRMIRLHPDGTVLYGLRITTTAACMMDLRRYPLDEQNCTLEIESYGYTTDDIEFYWKGGDNAVTGVTRIELPQFSIVDYKLVSRNVVFSTGAYPRLSLSFKLKRNIGYFILQTYMPSILITILSWVSFWINYDASAARVALGITTVLTMTTINTHLRETLPKIPYVKAIDMYLMGCFVFVFLALLEYAFVNYIFFGRGPQMQKRLAERAQKANNDRNKFDGPKVDSQGNILLTTLEIHNEVAGNEITTSVSETRNSSSMVFDHSGVQYRKQSAARESGRLSLDRNTHLKKTRLRRRSSQLKIKIPDLTDVNAIDRWSRIIFPCTFSLFNLIYWLYYVN